The Methylomonas montana DNA window GGAGCGGCCGTGGCCGTGGCGGTGCGGGTCGCCAAGCGGCCGGAAAATGTCGGCAAGACCATCGTGGTGATATTGCCGGATTCCGGCGAGCGTTATCTCAGCTCGGCGCTGTTCGAAGGTTTGTTCGATGCCCAGGGTTTGCCGGCATGAGTTCGGTAGAAAACGGCCATCGTTGGGGGGTGGACGAACTGGTCGCGCAATTGCGCGAACTGCGTCTGCAATCCCTGGAAAACCGGCATCGCCGCGAGCATCCGCCCAAGCTGCCATCGCGTAAGGTGTTAAGCCATATTGTCGATAACATCGGCGCGGTGCTGTTTCCCAACCGCTTGGGGCAGCCCGATCTGACCGACGAAGGCATCGATTATTTCGTCGGCCACACCTTGGATAGCGTGTTGCGCGAGCTGCATAGACAGATACGTTTGGAGCTGCAATTCATCGCCGAGCAGCAAGATTTAACGGTCGATAGCGATGGCCGGGCCACCGAGATTGTCCGGCAATTCGCCGCGCGGCTGCCCGCGGTTAGAGCCTTGATCGACAGCGATATTCAGGCCGCTTACGAAGGCGATCCGGCGGCCAGAAGTTCCGATGAAGTCTTGGTGTGTTATCCGGGAATAACCGCTGTGATCCATTATCGTTTGGCGCATGTACTGTACTCGCTGGGCGTGCCCTTGGTGGCGCGGGTCATCAGCGAGGTCGCCCATTCGGC harbors:
- the epsC gene encoding serine O-acetyltransferase EpsC; this encodes MSSVENGHRWGVDELVAQLRELRLQSLENRHRREHPPKLPSRKVLSHIVDNIGAVLFPNRLGQPDLTDEGIDYFVGHTLDSVLRELHRQIRLELQFIAEQQDLTVDSDGRATEIVRQFAARLPAVRALIDSDIQAAYEGDPAARSSDEVLVCYPGITAVIHYRLAHVLYSLGVPLVARVISEVAHSATGIDIHPGAQIGDSFFIDHGTGVVIGETAVIGRRVRLYQAVTLGAKRFAKDDNGMLVKGNERHPIVEDDVVIYAGATILGRITIGHGSTIGGNVWLTHNVPPDSLVSQGQNRTEVFAGGGGI